A genome region from Hevea brasiliensis isolate MT/VB/25A 57/8 chromosome 9, ASM3005281v1, whole genome shotgun sequence includes the following:
- the LOC110652290 gene encoding rhamnogalacturonan I rhamnosyltransferase 1 has protein sequence MEVRSEGLPVRCEKVGSGTTPVIARTRLQVWFIRVCSSILLWTGLVQLVAVGELWQPRFFTNITNKITQNTPFPLQVQVHAQPPPPPLLRARNYTSNGYLKVSCNGGLNQMRAAICDMVTVARLLNLTLVVPELDKTSFWADPSNFEDIFNVKHFIDSLRDEVRIVRRVPKRFNRKYGYKMFKMPPVSWSDEKYYLQQILPLFGNLKVLHFNKTDARLANNISLNLQELRCRVNFQALKFTPQIESLGYKLVRILQERGPFVALHLRYEMDMLAFSGCTHGCTKDESEELKALRYAYPWWREKEIVSEERRLQGLCPLTPEETALVLQALGFDKETQIYIAAGEIYGSERRLAALRAAFPRIVRKEMLLDPVELQQFQNHSSQMAALDFMVSIASNTFIPTYYGNMAKVVEGHRRYLGFKRTILLDRKRLVELLDLHQNGTLSWNEFAVAVQAAHEKRIGQPMRRRVIADKPKEEDYFYANPQECLCERTNCDDLLGPNNSSSYRENEHAIPSKN, from the exons ATGGAGGTTAGATCTGAGGGTTTACCAGTGAGGTGCGAGAAGGTTGGGTCGGGGACGACTCCAGTGATCGCTAGAACTCGCTTACAAGTTTGGTTTATAAGGGTTTGCTCCAGTATTCTGCTGTGGACTGGTTTGGTTCAGCTTGTGGCCGTTGGGGAGCTATGGCAACCGCGATTTTTCACTAATATTACCAATAAAATTACCCAGAACACGCCGTTCCCTCTTCAAGTCCAAGTCCATGCTCAACCTCCTCCTCCGCCCCTTCTTCGTGCGA GAAATTATACAAGTAACGGTTATCTTAAGGTGTCCTGCAATGGGGGCTTGAATCAAATGCGTGCTGCG ATCTGTGACATGGTGACTGTTGCTCGGCTTTTGAATCTCACTTTGGTTGTTCCTGAACTTGACAAGACATCTTTCTGGGCTGACCCTAG TAACTTTGAAGACATCTTTAATGTGAAACATTTCATTGACTCATTAAGAGATGAAGTTCGAATTGTCAGAAGGGTGCCAAAAAGATTTAATAGGAAATATGGATACAAAATGTTCAAGATGCCCCCAGTTAGTTGGTCTGATGAAAAATATTACCTACAACAG ATTCTACCACTTTTTGGCAATTTAAAGGTGTTGCACTTCAACAAAACTGATGCGCGCTTGGCAAACAACATCTCACTCAATCTTCAGGAACTCAGATGCCGTGTTAATTTTCAGGCACTGAAATTCACTCCACAGATTGAAAGTTTGGGGTACAAATTGGTTCGCATCCTTCAGGAGAGGGGACCTTTTGTGGCCTTGCATCTTAGATATGAGATGGACATGTTGGCTTTCTCAGGTTGTACTCATGGCTGCACCAAGGATGAatctgaggagctcaaggcattAAG GTATGCATACCCCTGGTGGAGGGAGAAAGAGATAGTTTCTGAAGAGAGGAGACTACAAGGTTTGTGTCCTTTGACACCTGAAGAGACAGCATTAGTTTTGCAAGCATTGGGTTTTGACAAGGAAACACAGATATATATTGCAGCTGGTGAGATATATGGCAGTGAACGGAGACTTGCAGCACTAAGGGCTGCATTTCCACGGATT GTGAGAAAGGAAATGCTGTTAGATCCAGTGGAGCTGCAACAATTCCAGAATCATTCTTCTCAGATGGCTGCTCTGGATTTCATGGTCTCAATAGCCAGTAATACTTTCATACCCACTTATTATGGAAACATGGCAAAAGTTGTGGAAGGTCACCGCCG GTATCTTGGGTTTAAAAGGACAATCCTGCTGGATCGAAAAAGACTTGTAGAATTATTGGATTTGCATCAAAATGGGACACTTTCATGGAATGAGTTTGCAGTTGCTGTTCAAGCAGCACATGAGAAAAGGATAGGACAGCCAATGCGCCGCCGGGTTATAGCAGATAAACCGAAGGAGGAAGACTATTTTTATGCAAACCCTCAAGAGTGCCTTTGCGAGAGAACAAATTGTGATGACTTGCTAGGCCCTAATAACTCGAGTTCATACCGTGAGAATGAACACGCAATTCCAAGCAAAAACTGA